A window of the Cystobacter fuscus genome harbors these coding sequences:
- a CDS encoding type VI immunity family protein, with translation MMGEHYPRIRIQMGVDGVRSLYIRESVSITFYMRSSHRELVKPVLRALDVYRNTVGLQRLGWYINPYNEDWDELDDKGWAYVRSEMHERPATSMWLRELPSDTTGYEFNYQGRPLEAYNAEATSAVAFHLPTEYMEEHGPGHVQELALKLAAELPFNSGHAGLAFDFPEGLLVATRAVEARCSRYPGMDVPGLHFTSLFIGTKVDGVHWLNFLGPPVLGGLGGAAGLRAQLHSPGMTVRELDGERAVVMLGEWPEAGDTEQGHTLPAYRELARVLEPWLHLSRTSDENMRRWERRFLD, from the coding sequence ATGATGGGCGAGCACTATCCGCGTATTCGTATCCAGATGGGCGTTGATGGTGTCCGCTCCCTGTACATCCGGGAGAGCGTGAGCATCACCTTCTACATGCGGTCCTCACACCGGGAACTCGTGAAGCCGGTGCTGCGCGCCCTGGATGTATATCGAAACACCGTAGGTCTCCAGAGGCTCGGTTGGTATATCAACCCCTACAATGAAGATTGGGACGAACTCGATGACAAGGGTTGGGCTTACGTCCGGAGCGAGATGCATGAGCGTCCCGCCACCTCCATGTGGCTGAGAGAGCTGCCCAGCGACACCACGGGGTACGAGTTCAACTACCAGGGTCGTCCACTAGAGGCCTACAACGCGGAAGCGACGAGTGCTGTCGCATTCCATCTCCCCACGGAATACATGGAGGAGCATGGACCCGGACACGTCCAGGAGCTGGCGTTGAAGCTCGCGGCCGAATTGCCCTTCAACTCGGGTCATGCGGGTCTCGCTTTCGACTTCCCGGAGGGTCTTCTCGTCGCTACGCGAGCTGTCGAAGCACGGTGTTCCCGCTACCCGGGCATGGATGTCCCCGGCTTGCACTTCACCTCTCTCTTCATCGGTACGAAGGTCGATGGCGTCCATTGGCTGAACTTCCTCGGCCCCCCCGTATTGGGAGGACTCGGAGGGGCCGCGGGTCTCCGCGCCCAGCTGCATTCACCCGGCATGACCGTGCGGGAACTCGACGGCGAGCGGGCGGTGGTGATGCTCGGCGAGTGGCCCGAGGCAGGAGATACGGAGCAGGGCCACACTCTCCCCGCGTACCGTGAGCTGGCGCGCGTCCTGGAGCCATGGCTCCATCTCAGCCGCACCTCCGACGAGAACATGCGCCGGTGGGAGCGACGATTCCTCGACTGA